From one Sphingomonas xanthus genomic stretch:
- a CDS encoding tetratricopeptide repeat protein, giving the protein MRFRAVIPVAALAVLALTPAEAQRRQPTPEQRIDRLEKQVRQVQRQVFPKGQPADTAGLVDDPAATQQAVSALVSRIDSVERQLADIVRQAEENAQRVSVLETDLARLRAEQDQRLRAIENNTSGRGDAGEQPADDFEAPPPAPQPKVERSRADAAPTPVALTGNADVDAEAAYDAGYRLWTAGKFDQAIAALNDMAKKYPNHRRVSWAHNLAGRALLDKGQPRAAAEALLANYRRDPKGERAQDSLFYLGQALVKLGQSSQACKAYAELEDVYGGNLRAQLKASLPAAKAQAKCS; this is encoded by the coding sequence ATGCGTTTTCGTGCCGTCATCCCCGTCGCTGCCCTTGCCGTTCTGGCCCTGACGCCAGCTGAAGCGCAGCGCCGCCAGCCGACCCCCGAACAGCGGATCGACCGGCTAGAAAAACAGGTGCGGCAGGTCCAGCGCCAGGTGTTCCCCAAGGGGCAGCCCGCCGACACCGCGGGGCTCGTCGACGATCCCGCCGCCACCCAGCAGGCGGTCAGCGCACTGGTCAGCCGGATCGACTCGGTCGAGCGCCAGCTCGCCGACATCGTTCGCCAGGCTGAGGAAAATGCCCAGCGCGTCAGCGTGCTGGAAACCGACCTTGCCCGATTGCGCGCCGAACAGGATCAGCGCCTGCGCGCCATCGAGAACAATACCAGCGGCCGCGGGGACGCGGGCGAGCAGCCGGCCGATGATTTCGAAGCGCCTCCTCCCGCGCCCCAACCCAAGGTCGAGCGGTCCCGGGCCGACGCAGCGCCGACCCCCGTGGCATTGACCGGCAATGCCGATGTCGACGCCGAAGCCGCCTATGATGCCGGCTACCGGCTGTGGACCGCGGGCAAATTCGACCAGGCGATCGCCGCGCTTAATGACATGGCCAAGAAATATCCAAACCATCGCCGGGTCAGCTGGGCTCATAATCTTGCCGGCCGGGCCCTGCTCGACAAGGGTCAGCCGCGCGCTGCCGCCGAGGCGTTGCTGGCCAACTATCGCCGCGACCCCAAGGGCGAACGCGCCCAAGACAGCCTGTTCTATCTCGGTCAGGCGCTGGTGAAGCTGGGCCAGTCGAGCCAGGCCTGCAAAGCCTATGCGGAACTCGAAGACGTCTACGGCGGCAACTTGCGCGCGCAGCTGAAGGCTTCGCTGCCGGCTGCCAAGGCCCAGGCCAAGTGCAGCTGA
- the tilS gene encoding tRNA lysidine(34) synthetase TilS: MDSAPQPSAIERFAAGLDSLVAPASRIGVAVSGGPDSLALLLLAAAARPGKVAAATVDHGLRPESVEEAAMVAELCERLGIPHATLNADWTRAPTSNQQAVARAMRYRLLDQWARWDGLAAIATAHHADDQAETLLMRLARGSGVRGLGGSRASRSLSEEVLLVRPLLEWRKAELVTIVARAGIAAFDDPSNHDPRHDRSRFRVLLAAADWIDPARISASASALRDADEALDWALAPLIASRISPCEGGILVEPTDLPRELQRRLLLAAFGELGVSAPRGPELMRALAALNAGQAVTLSGLKLEGGPQWRLSPEPPRRH, translated from the coding sequence ATGGACTCCGCGCCACAACCTTCCGCGATCGAGCGATTCGCCGCTGGCCTGGATTCGCTGGTCGCGCCGGCCAGCCGCATCGGCGTCGCCGTGTCCGGGGGACCGGACAGCTTGGCGCTGCTGCTGCTCGCGGCGGCGGCACGACCCGGGAAGGTGGCCGCAGCAACCGTCGATCATGGCCTTCGCCCCGAGAGCGTCGAGGAGGCGGCAATGGTGGCCGAGTTGTGCGAGCGGCTGGGCATCCCGCATGCCACGCTGAATGCCGACTGGACCCGGGCGCCCACGTCGAACCAACAGGCGGTCGCCCGGGCGATGCGCTACCGGCTGCTCGACCAATGGGCGAGGTGGGACGGGCTTGCAGCGATCGCCACCGCGCACCACGCCGACGACCAGGCGGAGACGCTGTTGATGCGGCTTGCCCGGGGGTCGGGGGTAAGAGGTCTTGGCGGCAGCCGCGCGAGCCGATCGCTGAGTGAGGAGGTGCTGCTGGTCCGCCCCTTGCTCGAATGGCGCAAGGCCGAGCTGGTCACGATCGTCGCGCGGGCGGGGATCGCGGCATTCGATGATCCCTCCAACCATGACCCGCGCCACGATCGCAGCCGATTTCGCGTGCTGTTGGCCGCCGCCGACTGGATCGATCCGGCGCGAATCTCGGCCAGCGCGTCTGCCCTGCGCGACGCCGATGAGGCGCTCGACTGGGCGCTCGCCCCGCTGATCGCCAGCCGGATCAGCCCGTGCGAAGGGGGCATCCTGGTTGAACCGACCGACCTTCCCCGCGAACTCCAGCGCCGGCTGCTGCTCGCCGCATTTGGCGAACTGGGCGTCTCCGCGCCACGCGGTCCGGAATTGATGCGCGCGCTCGCAGCCCTTAACGCGGGACAGGCCGTCACGCTCTCGGGGCTCAAGCTTGAAGGCGGTCCGCAGTGGCGTCTATCCCCGGAGCCGCCGCGGCGCCACTGA
- the ftsH gene encoding ATP-dependent zinc metalloprotease FtsH, protein MDDDKRNPKKPGNTWTKSLLIWVGIIFGLVLFVRAFDTSNATPGEPLAYSDFVRQADEGNVQSATIATSSVGNVSISGKMADGKAFRTVAPPNSDVADRLVAKGIGVSVKAEEQSSVWMILLYQSLPFLLILGISFFVMRQMQKNAGGGAMGFGKSRARMLTEKQGRVTFADVAGIDEAREELQEIVEYLKDPGKFARLGGKIPKGALLVGSPGTGKTLLARAIAGEAGVPFFTISGSDFVEMFVGVGASRVRDMFDQAKKSAPCIVFIDEIDAVGRHRGAGLGNGNDEREQTLNQLLVEMDGFEANEGIIIIAATNRPDVLDPALLRPGRFDRQVVVPRPDIDGREQILGVHMKKVPLAPDVDPRVIARGTPGFSGADLANLVNEAALLAARKGKRLVAMQEFEEAKDKVLMGTERKSMVMTEDEKKMTAYHEAGHAIVALHEPASDPIHKATIIPRGRALGMVMRLPERDSYSYHRDKMYANLAVAMGGRVAEEVIFGYDKVSSGASSDISYATGLARDMVTRWGMSDKLGPLQYAEADEEVFLGYSVNRQKNMSNETAQAIDQEIRRIVEVGYDRAKQLLEENRTELETLAQALLEYETLSGDEIKTLLEGGTIDRGSSSKPSIPTAGSSIPKSKRPKPGIGGAAPAGA, encoded by the coding sequence GTGGACGACGACAAGCGTAACCCGAAGAAGCCCGGCAACACCTGGACCAAGTCCCTGCTGATTTGGGTCGGGATCATTTTCGGCCTGGTGCTGTTCGTGCGCGCGTTCGACACCAGCAATGCGACACCGGGCGAACCGCTCGCTTATTCCGACTTCGTCCGACAGGCCGACGAAGGCAATGTCCAGTCCGCGACCATCGCCACCTCCTCGGTCGGCAATGTCTCGATCAGCGGCAAGATGGCCGACGGCAAGGCGTTCCGAACGGTCGCCCCGCCCAACAGCGATGTCGCCGACCGGCTTGTGGCAAAGGGCATCGGCGTTTCGGTGAAGGCCGAGGAACAGTCTAGCGTCTGGATGATCCTCCTTTACCAGTCGCTGCCGTTCCTGCTGATCCTTGGCATCAGTTTCTTCGTCATGCGCCAGATGCAGAAGAATGCAGGCGGCGGGGCGATGGGCTTCGGCAAAAGCCGCGCGCGCATGCTGACGGAAAAGCAGGGCCGGGTGACCTTCGCCGACGTTGCCGGGATCGACGAAGCGCGCGAAGAGCTTCAGGAAATTGTCGAATATCTGAAGGATCCGGGCAAGTTCGCGCGCCTTGGCGGCAAGATCCCCAAGGGCGCACTGCTCGTCGGTTCGCCCGGAACCGGCAAGACGCTGCTCGCCCGCGCCATCGCCGGCGAGGCGGGCGTGCCGTTTTTCACCATCTCGGGCTCGGATTTCGTCGAAATGTTCGTCGGCGTCGGCGCCAGCCGGGTCCGCGACATGTTCGACCAAGCCAAGAAGTCGGCGCCCTGCATCGTCTTCATCGATGAAATCGACGCCGTCGGCAGGCATCGCGGCGCCGGCCTGGGCAACGGCAATGACGAGCGGGAGCAGACGCTGAACCAACTGCTCGTCGAGATGGACGGGTTCGAGGCCAATGAGGGCATCATCATCATCGCGGCGACCAACCGCCCCGACGTGCTTGACCCCGCGCTTCTCCGCCCGGGTCGGTTCGACCGCCAGGTCGTCGTGCCGCGCCCGGATATCGACGGCCGCGAGCAGATCCTCGGCGTCCATATGAAGAAAGTCCCGCTGGCGCCCGACGTCGACCCCCGCGTGATCGCCCGGGGGACACCCGGCTTTTCCGGTGCCGACCTTGCCAATCTCGTCAACGAGGCCGCGCTGCTTGCTGCCCGCAAGGGCAAGCGACTGGTCGCCATGCAGGAATTCGAGGAGGCCAAGGACAAGGTGCTGATGGGCACCGAGCGCAAGTCGATGGTGATGACCGAGGACGAAAAGAAGATGACCGCCTATCATGAGGCCGGTCACGCGATCGTCGCCCTGCACGAACCGGCTTCCGATCCGATCCACAAGGCGACGATCATCCCGCGCGGCCGCGCGCTAGGCATGGTCATGCGCCTGCCCGAACGCGACAGCTACAGCTACCATCGCGACAAGATGTACGCGAACCTCGCCGTGGCCATGGGCGGACGCGTCGCGGAAGAAGTGATCTTCGGCTACGACAAGGTATCATCCGGCGCGTCCTCGGACATCAGCTATGCGACCGGCCTTGCCCGCGACATGGTCACCCGCTGGGGCATGTCAGACAAGCTTGGACCCCTGCAATATGCCGAGGCCGACGAGGAAGTGTTCCTCGGCTATTCGGTCAACCGGCAGAAGAACATGTCGAACGAGACCGCTCAGGCGATCGATCAGGAGATCCGCCGGATCGTCGAGGTCGGCTATGACCGGGCCAAGCAGCTGCTCGAGGAAAATCGCACGGAGCTGGAGACTTTGGCCCAGGCCTTGCTCGAATATGAGACGCTGTCGGGCGACGAGATCAAGACACTGCTTGAGGGCGGGACGATCGACCGCGGTTCTTCGTCAAAGCCGTCGATCCCTACGGCCGGCTCGTCGATCCCCAAATCCAAGCGGCCCAAGCCGGGAATTGGCGGCGCGGCCCCCGCGGGCGCCTGA
- a CDS encoding nicotinate-nucleotide adenylyltransferase, with the protein MRRIGLLGGSFNPAHRGHRRMSLAAIEALRLDEVWWLVSPRNPLKPDHGMAPYAARLASAREMARRSRIAVSDFEAREGTRYTVDTLEKLLQRWPRDRFIWLMGEDTVAQFHQWKDWRRLARMVPIAVLSRPGYDDDARAARAMGWLRRFVRPRGQTRNWTDWSAPAIIFLRLPPDQSSATRLRALEPDWHHRFAVKHQRRHR; encoded by the coding sequence ATGCGGCGCATCGGTCTCCTCGGCGGCAGCTTTAATCCGGCTCATCGTGGACATCGGCGGATGAGTCTCGCCGCGATTGAGGCGCTCCGCCTCGATGAAGTCTGGTGGCTGGTCTCGCCCCGCAACCCGCTCAAGCCCGATCATGGCATGGCTCCCTATGCCGCCAGGCTCGCGTCGGCTCGGGAAATGGCACGCCGAAGCCGAATCGCGGTCAGCGATTTCGAGGCGCGAGAGGGCACCCGCTATACCGTTGATACGCTGGAAAAATTGCTCCAGCGCTGGCCGAGGGACCGGTTCATCTGGCTGATGGGTGAAGATACTGTTGCGCAATTCCACCAGTGGAAGGACTGGCGGCGACTGGCGCGCATGGTCCCGATTGCGGTGCTTTCCCGGCCCGGCTATGATGACGATGCCCGCGCGGCGCGCGCGATGGGCTGGCTTCGGCGGTTTGTCCGGCCGCGTGGCCAGACTCGGAATTGGACGGATTGGAGTGCACCGGCGATTATTTTCCTTCGCCTGCCCCCCGACCAAAGCTCTGCCACCCGCTTGCGCGCGCTTGAACCCGACTGGCATCACCGCTTCGCTGTGAAGCATCAACGCCGTCATCGCTGA
- the rsfS gene encoding ribosome silencing factor, whose amino-acid sequence MQSLDDDQAVEVITIPLAGKSSIADHMVIASGRSSRQVASMANKLAEKIKQQFGRIVRIEGLPVADWVLVDADDVIIHLFRPEVRTFYNLERMWAFGDESAPKAAPGA is encoded by the coding sequence ATGCAGTCGCTCGATGACGACCAGGCCGTCGAGGTGATAACCATCCCGCTGGCCGGAAAGTCGTCGATCGCCGATCATATGGTGATCGCCTCGGGCCGCTCGTCCCGCCAGGTGGCGTCGATGGCCAACAAACTGGCCGAGAAGATCAAGCAGCAGTTCGGCCGGATCGTCCGGATCGAGGGTCTGCCGGTCGCCGACTGGGTGCTGGTCGATGCCGATGACGTGATCATCCATCTATTCCGTCCCGAGGTGCGCACCTTCTATAATCTTGAGCGGATGTGGGCGTTCGGCGACGAGTCCGCGCCCAAGGCCGCGCCAGGCGCCTGA
- a CDS encoding 23S rRNA (pseudouridine(1915)-N(3))-methyltransferase RlmH: MLLHIIARGKIGRSAEAELTERYLKRIAWKTRVTELPDRGGRVPDPAANAVTIVLDERGKPLSSVAFAKLLEGWRDTGRREARFLIGAADGHEEQLRDKADLLMSFGPATWPHMLARAMLAEQLFRAVSILDNHPYHRDG, encoded by the coding sequence GTGCTGCTGCACATCATTGCGCGCGGGAAGATTGGCCGCTCCGCCGAAGCGGAACTGACGGAACGCTATCTCAAGCGTATCGCCTGGAAAACCAGGGTAACTGAACTGCCGGATCGCGGCGGACGGGTTCCCGACCCTGCGGCCAATGCCGTCACCATCGTTCTCGACGAGCGCGGCAAGCCGCTGTCCTCGGTCGCTTTCGCCAAGCTGCTTGAGGGCTGGCGCGATACAGGCCGGCGCGAGGCGCGGTTTCTGATCGGCGCCGCCGACGGCCATGAAGAGCAGCTTCGAGACAAGGCCGACCTGCTGATGTCGTTCGGTCCCGCGACTTGGCCGCACATGCTGGCCCGCGCCATGCTCGCCGAGCAATTGTTCCGGGCGGTCAGCATTCTCGACAATCATCCATATCATCGCGACGGATGA
- a CDS encoding murein hydrolase activator EnvC family protein, producing the protein MIDRPLLLLLGAALAAMSGPVRPLAPSADQALNVARAEAARAARRLVAVEAETAKAETEVARLSAERAAGAAAIEDAEARISEAQARFRLARAQVALGERRLFRRRAPLASLIAGLATMGRQPPLLSLADRGSVDELVRMRALLDATMPVIEQRSAALRQELERRQARMIEAREARADVERVRNLLAERQRQFAALEARAGARSARLLSETIGAGDRLLATQEQLAEAGNDAAARRSALRSAEALAKLSFAPARPMRGDSGLPPLDFAYSLPVDAPLEDGLGSISDAGIASRGLHMATRRGTMVRVPADGTILFAAPYRGHDGVVIIDHGKGWTSLLLGVASDHPRGSKLVRGQPLGRTLGPIGVELRQDGRAVSPAFIAASSPPLSNGANNR; encoded by the coding sequence ATGATCGACCGCCCGCTTCTCCTGCTGCTTGGCGCCGCGTTGGCCGCGATGAGCGGACCCGTGAGGCCGCTCGCGCCAAGTGCCGACCAGGCGCTCAACGTTGCCCGCGCGGAAGCAGCCCGCGCGGCCCGGCGACTGGTGGCGGTCGAGGCCGAGACGGCCAAGGCGGAGACCGAAGTCGCCCGCCTCAGCGCCGAGCGGGCCGCCGGAGCCGCGGCGATCGAGGATGCCGAGGCACGGATCAGCGAGGCACAGGCCCGCTTTCGCCTAGCCAGAGCGCAGGTCGCGCTCGGCGAGCGCCGGCTTTTCCGGCGGCGCGCGCCGCTGGCGTCCCTAATCGCGGGCCTAGCGACGATGGGGCGGCAGCCGCCGCTACTTTCGCTGGCCGACCGGGGCTCGGTCGATGAGCTTGTCCGGATGCGCGCTCTGCTCGATGCGACAATGCCGGTGATCGAGCAGCGCAGTGCCGCCCTTCGCCAGGAACTGGAGCGGCGGCAGGCCAGGATGATCGAGGCTCGGGAGGCGCGGGCCGATGTTGAGCGGGTACGCAACCTTTTGGCCGAGCGACAGCGGCAGTTCGCCGCGTTGGAGGCCAGGGCCGGCGCTCGGTCCGCACGACTTTTGAGCGAGACCATTGGCGCGGGCGACCGGCTTCTTGCCACCCAGGAACAGCTGGCCGAGGCAGGAAATGACGCCGCAGCGCGCCGCTCGGCGCTTCGCAGCGCTGAAGCGTTGGCCAAGCTGAGTTTCGCGCCGGCCAGGCCGATGCGCGGCGATTCGGGACTCCCGCCACTCGATTTCGCCTACAGCCTTCCCGTCGATGCGCCGCTTGAAGATGGGCTCGGCTCGATCAGCGACGCGGGCATCGCCTCGCGCGGGCTGCATATGGCAACCCGCCGGGGCACCATGGTCCGGGTACCTGCGGACGGGACGATCCTGTTCGCGGCGCCCTACCGGGGCCATGACGGGGTGGTGATCATCGACCATGGCAAGGGCTGGACCAGCCTGCTTCTGGGAGTCGCCAGCGATCATCCCCGCGGCAGCAAGCTGGTGCGAGGGCAGCCGCTGGGCCGCACGCTCGGCCCGATCGGCGTCGAATTGCGGCAGGACGGACGGGCCGTTTCGCCTGCCTTCATCGCAGCTTCATCTCCGCCGCTGTCAAATGGCGCCAACAACCGCTAA